A region of Chloroflexota bacterium DNA encodes the following proteins:
- a CDS encoding ATP-binding protein, translating into MSRPLLLIVTGPPGAGKTTLARKIAREFRLPLIAKDDIKETLFDTLGWKDREWSKQLGGATYELIYYFVETLLSAGQSLIVESNFSEGATPRFRAWQTKYDLAILRILLQCDRAILLERFKSRWSSGERHPGHVDHESSDAEIAAILERNERALDLDSMLIEIDTTNFEAIDYAGLFDAVRRAMLS; encoded by the coding sequence ATGTCCCGTCCTCTCCTCCTCATCGTCACCGGTCCACCGGGCGCGGGCAAGACAACGCTCGCGCGGAAAATCGCACGCGAGTTTCGCTTGCCACTCATCGCCAAAGACGACATCAAAGAAACGTTGTTCGACACACTCGGCTGGAAGGATCGCGAATGGTCGAAGCAGTTGGGCGGCGCAACGTACGAACTGATCTACTATTTCGTCGAGACTCTGCTGTCCGCCGGGCAATCGCTCATCGTCGAGAGCAATTTTTCGGAAGGCGCGACGCCGCGATTCCGTGCGTGGCAAACCAAGTACGATTTGGCGATTTTGCGAATTCTGCTACAATGTGACCGCGCGATTCTGCTCGAACGCTTCAAATCGCGCTGGTCATCCGGCGAACGGCATCCCGGACACGTGGATCACGAGTCGAGCGACGCCGAGATTGCAGCGATCCTCGAACGCAACGAACGCGCACTCGACCTCGACAGTATGTTGATCGAGATTGATACGACGAATTTCGAGGCGATTGATTACGCGGGATTGTTTGATGCGGTGCGACGCGCAATGCTGAGTTAG